Proteins from a single region of Candidatus Poribacteria bacterium:
- a CDS encoding LLM class flavin-dependent oxidoreductase, with translation MELGFFTMPLHPPGSDTTKTLDHDIEQMVVLDELGYKEAYVGEHFTFTWENIPSPDLFIAKAAAMTENIIFGTGITCMPIHNPAVVAHRIAQLDHQTHGRFHWGVGSSSTPSDAEMFMADGDRRQSTREGIEAVLKIWTDPEPGHYKSDFWEFKIPEDRPNIVSVHMKPYQKPHPPIAMAGSSPRSDTLVLAGERGWIPMSINLAHVSVIKTHWDAVEEGAEQAGLSPSRSTWRIAREVYVADTTEQARKEALEGTLGRDFRDYWFNLFSPGNFKPDPDMDDADMTLEHLLDTLWIVGSPDHVANRLRELYDEVGGFGVLLAMGHEWEPKEQWLNSMTLLKNEVMPQLTDLT, from the coding sequence ATGGAACTCGGTTTTTTCACAATGCCTTTACACCCCCCGGGTAGCGACACCACTAAAACGCTCGATCACGATATTGAGCAGATGGTCGTCTTGGACGAGTTGGGTTATAAAGAAGCTTATGTTGGTGAGCATTTTACGTTTACATGGGAGAACATTCCGTCTCCGGATCTCTTTATTGCAAAAGCGGCTGCGATGACAGAAAACATCATCTTCGGCACGGGAATTACATGTATGCCGATACACAATCCTGCGGTTGTGGCGCATCGCATCGCACAACTGGACCATCAGACGCATGGACGTTTTCATTGGGGGGTTGGTTCAAGTTCCACACCAAGCGATGCGGAAATGTTCATGGCGGACGGCGACAGACGGCAATCAACCCGAGAAGGGATTGAAGCAGTACTCAAGATTTGGACGGATCCAGAACCTGGACATTACAAGAGCGATTTCTGGGAGTTTAAAATTCCCGAAGACCGCCCAAACATTGTCAGCGTCCACATGAAACCGTACCAGAAACCGCATCCGCCGATTGCGATGGCAGGATCGTCACCCAGATCTGATACACTCGTTCTTGCTGGCGAACGCGGTTGGATTCCCATGAGCATTAATCTGGCACATGTTTCTGTTATCAAGACGCATTGGGACGCGGTCGAAGAAGGCGCAGAGCAGGCGGGATTATCGCCCTCGCGTTCAACGTGGCGTATTGCTCGCGAGGTCTACGTTGCGGATACCACCGAGCAAGCGCGAAAAGAGGCACTCGAAGGCACGCTCGGACGCGATTTTAGGGACTATTGGTTTAACCTGTTTAGCCCAGGAAACTTCAAACCCGATCCAGATATGGACGACGCAGATATGACGCTCGAACATCTATTGGATACTTTGTGGATTGTCGGAAGTCCGGATCACGTCGCGAATCGCTTGCGCGAACTCTACGACGAAGTCGGCGGTTTTGGGGTCTTGCTCGCCATGGGGCACGAGTGGGAGCCGAAGGAGCAATGGTTGAATTCGATGACGCTTCTTAAGAATGAAGTGATGCCGCAACTCACAGATTTGACATAA
- a CDS encoding ABC transporter substrate-binding protein encodes MRARIFALTSVILSAFLSIYLFGCDRISHVVQPDAVTTPIETTLKIGVIQPSNTFTTFSQGTETARAQINSNGGVLGMEVVFISRDNQPVATEPPTPEASVSAAKELIDMENVFALLGPVYSTNAVEVGPIAQQAQRLMLPGSSGANVPAAGDHVFLITVPNPFQGKVMAGFAMNPDELGAKTAATIIEEGDVYTIDLVAAFEAAFQANGGEIVYSGAYTVGDTNFTGLLTEIHETMPDVIFCPGFQPEVPSLINEARQIGITATFLGGSAWDDRERFLSILADNTVLDGSYYPTNFSVATQDADVQEFVGNYMALFESPPDGIAASGYDAMRLLAQAIETAGSLDLMAVRDAFAAVSGYKGATTISHYDENRHPVKSLALQVIRDGQVELYKVVEP; translated from the coding sequence ATGCGTGCGAGAATTTTCGCTTTAACCTCGGTTATCCTATCCGCTTTTCTAAGTATTTATCTATTCGGATGCGACCGTATCAGTCATGTCGTTCAACCCGACGCCGTCACGACTCCGATCGAAACGACTTTAAAAATCGGTGTCATTCAGCCATCTAACACTTTTACAACCTTTAGCCAAGGCACTGAAACCGCTCGTGCCCAAATTAATAGCAACGGTGGCGTGCTGGGTATGGAAGTCGTCTTTATCAGCCGAGATAATCAACCCGTTGCGACGGAACCACCGACTCCGGAAGCAAGCGTTAGTGCTGCGAAAGAACTTATCGATATGGAAAACGTTTTCGCACTCTTAGGTCCCGTCTATTCTACCAATGCTGTCGAAGTCGGTCCGATTGCGCAACAAGCACAACGGCTCATGCTCCCCGGCTCCAGTGGTGCAAATGTACCCGCAGCAGGAGATCACGTCTTTCTCATTACCGTCCCGAACCCATTTCAAGGGAAGGTGATGGCGGGTTTCGCAATGAACCCTGATGAACTTGGTGCTAAAACGGCAGCAACGATTATCGAGGAAGGCGATGTCTATACAATTGATCTTGTAGCGGCGTTTGAGGCGGCTTTTCAGGCAAACGGTGGAGAAATCGTCTATAGTGGTGCCTACACCGTAGGCGATACCAACTTCACTGGGCTGCTCACAGAAATCCACGAAACAATGCCTGATGTTATCTTCTGTCCGGGTTTCCAACCAGAAGTGCCATCGTTGATAAATGAAGCACGACAGATCGGTATCACAGCAACTTTCCTCGGCGGGAGTGCGTGGGACGACAGGGAACGCTTCCTTAGCATCTTAGCAGATAACACTGTATTGGACGGGAGCTACTATCCTACGAATTTCTCCGTAGCGACACAGGACGCAGATGTTCAAGAATTTGTAGGAAATTACATGGCACTGTTCGAGAGTCCACCGGACGGTATCGCTGCGTCGGGCTACGATGCAATGCGACTTTTAGCACAAGCGATAGAGACAGCGGGTTCGCTTGATCTTATGGCAGTCCGTGATGCGTTCGCAGCAGTCAGTGGCTACAAAGGTGCTACAACTATCTCTCATTATGATGAAAACCGTCATCCTGTCAAAAGCCTTGCACTCCAAGTAATCCGCGACGGACAGGTTGAGCTCTACAAAGTCGTGGAACCCTAA
- a CDS encoding DUF2283 domain-containing protein produces the protein MSSRQSRIKIFYDQEVDVLYVTRGNPKYTDYVEYAEDIILRFHPETKELVGFTLIDFSRHFANKESDISLPFNIDFHMFDTIDMSY, from the coding sequence ATGAGTAGCCGCCAAAGTAGAATTAAAATCTTCTATGACCAAGAAGTTGATGTCCTTTATGTAACACGGGGCAACCCTAAATATACAGACTACGTTGAATACGCAGAGGATATTATACTCCGTTTCCATCCAGAAACAAAGGAGTTAGTGGGATTCACGCTTATTGATTTTTCGCGTCACTTTGCCAATAAAGAATCGGACATCTCACTCCCCTTTAATATTGATTTCCACATGTTCGATACAATAGATATGTCATATTAA
- a CDS encoding Gfo/Idh/MocA family oxidoreductase yields the protein MANQLIQLGVVGCGWAGCRAIEAANATSRLNVIAIAERDPTRRAQAGDDNAVPHRYADYHELLDDSTVEAVYLATNPDVRKQQVLDTLSAGKHVLVQKPHAIRAPEILEMAAAAQKAEKTLQFCYFMRHFPNNRKIRRAVLNGAIGDLYHARIFGKYNFIPDLNANSRWLHVYGQKGGSLGQHYSHELNLTWWWMGCPRPEWAFAAKHVLYPQYDGPEGAAEDYFTGILGCEGGKTIQIDCSRMSHSDSASVVELYGTTGAITNGGISRFKAGEFIRETVDEPLEIDHGELPDEVHVFYYELNHFAMAIAGEVAPDVSASDAYVFMQILDAFYDSAKSGEKVYIVSE from the coding sequence ATGGCGAACCAACTTATCCAACTCGGCGTTGTTGGATGTGGATGGGCAGGTTGTCGAGCGATTGAAGCTGCGAATGCGACCTCTCGGCTAAACGTTATCGCAATCGCTGAGCGCGACCCGACCCGCCGAGCGCAGGCAGGCGATGACAATGCAGTACCACACCGCTATGCCGACTACCACGAGCTCCTTGACGATTCAACTGTTGAAGCCGTCTATCTCGCTACCAATCCAGACGTTAGAAAACAGCAGGTCTTGGATACGCTCAGTGCAGGCAAGCATGTCTTGGTACAAAAACCGCATGCAATCCGCGCACCCGAAATATTAGAGATGGCAGCAGCGGCGCAAAAAGCCGAGAAAACGCTGCAATTCTGCTATTTTATGCGTCATTTCCCAAACAATAGGAAGATTCGGCGCGCCGTCCTGAACGGGGCAATCGGCGACCTGTATCATGCCCGCATCTTTGGGAAATACAACTTTATTCCAGACCTTAACGCCAACAGTCGATGGTTACACGTCTATGGACAGAAAGGCGGTTCGTTAGGGCAACATTACTCACACGAACTTAACTTGACGTGGTGGTGGATGGGATGTCCGAGGCCGGAGTGGGCATTCGCTGCGAAACACGTGCTTTACCCGCAATACGACGGACCTGAAGGCGCAGCGGAGGACTATTTTACGGGTATCCTCGGCTGCGAAGGTGGAAAAACCATCCAGATTGATTGTTCCCGGATGAGCCATTCAGACTCGGCAAGCGTCGTTGAACTCTACGGCACAACTGGTGCAATTACAAACGGGGGTATCTCCCGATTCAAAGCCGGCGAATTCATCCGAGAAACCGTCGATGAACCCCTCGAAATTGATCACGGCGAACTTCCTGACGAGGTTCATGTCTTCTACTACGAACTCAATCATTTTGCCATGGCGATCGCCGGTGAAGTCGCCCCAGATGTCTCTGCCTCGGATGCTTATGTTTTTATGCAGATATTG